A genomic window from Halogeometricum borinquense DSM 11551 includes:
- a CDS encoding double zinc ribbon domain-containing protein — protein sequence MSKITFRADDELVERLEGLETSKSEVMRDALRVYLDEAERSSEANETDEPEVTVDDVLQSRLDELIEERVDAVLAKRLGAVGHSTLAPPRDVNVNIAVESATDETSVNATEDGSKSDSKIRKTNDEDASGVHTQEKPCEKCGEELSPDDVYCPNCGEKANHRVFCECGDEVRSDWAFCPGCGRRTSAADVLEQG from the coding sequence CGTCGAGCGATTGGAGGGTCTCGAAACCTCCAAAAGTGAGGTGATGCGCGATGCACTCCGCGTTTACCTTGACGAAGCGGAGCGTTCGAGCGAAGCCAACGAAACTGACGAACCCGAAGTGACCGTCGATGACGTTCTCCAGTCGCGGCTGGACGAACTCATCGAGGAACGCGTCGATGCCGTGCTGGCGAAACGACTCGGTGCTGTCGGGCACTCCACTCTCGCTCCCCCACGCGATGTAAACGTCAACATCGCTGTCGAGAGTGCAACGGACGAAACGTCCGTAAACGCCACAGAAGATGGCTCTAAGTCAGATTCGAAGATTCGTAAGACAAACGACGAGGACGCTTCTGGCGTGCATACACAAGAGAAGCCCTGTGAGAAGTGTGGTGAAGAGCTGAGTCCAGACGACGTATACTGCCCGAATTGCGGGGAGAAAGCCAACCACCGTGTCTTCTGTGAGTGCGGCGACGAAGTGCGCTCAGACTGGGCGTTCTGTCCCGGTTGCGGCCGTCGTACGTCGGCCGCTGATGTGCTCGAACAGGGGTAG